In a genomic window of Plutella xylostella chromosome 16, ilPluXylo3.1, whole genome shotgun sequence:
- the LOC105381773 gene encoding uncharacterized protein LOC105381773: MNYEAERAMNQKRLRMDGEPGHGVVQGNGLPLNYMDNGHQIPYQPYAGAYNTHYPPPDAFAAYGPPPPGGYAPQNLSYAPPAHQNYPHHQSFPPQQPPQAQLHMQSHMVQGYGDVGMHKPAWPPQPHLLPPLDPQKALDIKQLKPEIKLEPTDPQKRPHPENEMMGGDLDQPKIKIKTDIFKPDELAHRPEVEKPHELSMKPAEAVAKPVPQEEIQPVTSSDGNVADKPPEVCKVESKSEIAAADTSTDPSAKPVEKKEGDVKSEAFGSPDRPKASTTPGKALSPGAEPKKRGRPKGSTNKPKPPGASPHKATLAAPTAGAQIRGPAAALPRPAPIGRPRGTGYQYAIRPFRKDFSGIQFRRRWSDDCLDSSHIPNEVYFGDVPVSMEVLFNYYDANAERERLAAQAAHIAAQKAAAAKLQAAKLQARGLLSTSEVTTVDSSSSDDSSGSSGSDSEDSDDDAPLKKGPGRPRGSTTPKAATPGGGRRGRPPVPPELREPGITDMKKFCKAAGIRLDYKKLVEGCTKNKERVQRMLDLLIAAGLQGKPTLEKCQALKQNKQQRKKRAERAPSDAAEPDGEQGPAPRRMTRGQTGVKPRQKIVISSDEEDDTPSARRTLSKLRSCVEDESDSN; encoded by the exons ATGAACTATGAGGCCGAAAGAGCCATGAACCAGAAGCGGTTGCGAATGGACGGGGAGCCGGGCCACGGAGTCGTGCAGGGGAACGGCCTGCCTCTAAACTACATGG ACAATGGGCACCAGATACCCTACCAGCCGTACGCTGGGGCGTACAACACGCATTACCCTCCGCCGGATGCATTTGCGGCGTACGGCCCACCCCCGCCGGGGGGCTATGCACCTCAGAACCTGTCATACGCCCCACCGGCTCACCAGAACTACCCGCATCATCAGAGTTTCCCTCCGCAGCAGCCACCGCAAGCCCAGCTACACATGCAGTCACACATGG TGCAAGGCTACGGGGACGTTGGCATGCACAAGCCGGCGTGGCCTCCGCAGCCGCACCTCCTGCCTCCGCTGGACCCGCAGAAGGCACTCGACATCAAACAACTGAAGCCAGAGATCAAGCTCGAGCCCACGGACCCACAGAAACGGCCGCATCCCGAGAATGAAATGATG GGTGGGGATTTGGATCAGCCCAAGATAAAGATTAAGACAGATATCTTCAAGCCAGATGAGCTTGCACACCGACCCGAAGTGGAGAAGCCACATG AGTTATCAATGAAGCCCGCAGAAGCCGTGGCTAAGCCTGTGCCACAAGAAG AGATCCAACCGGTAACAAGTTCTGATGGCAATGTGGCAGATAAACCTCCTG AAGTGTGCAAGGTGGAGAGCAAGAGCGAGATCGCGGCCGCCGACACCTCCACCGACCCGTCGGCTAAACCCGTCGAGAAGAA AGAGGGCGACGTGAAGAGCGAAGCGTTCGGCAGCCCGGACCGGCCCAAGGCCAGCACCACCCCGGGCAAGGCGCTGTCGCCCGGCGCCGAG CCGAAGAAGCGCGGCCGTCCCAAAGGCTCGACGAACAAGCCCAAGCCGCCCGGCGCCAGTCCTCATAAAGCGACGCTGGCCGCGCCCACCGCCGGCGCCCAGATCCGGgggcccgccgccgccctgcCCAGGCCGGCGCCTATTG GGCGGCCGCGCGGCACGGGCTACCAGTACGCGATACGACCGTTCAGGAAAGACTTCTCCGGAATACAGTTCAGAAG GCGATGGAGCGACGACTGCCTCGATTCCTCCCACATACCCAACGAGGTCTACTTCGGTGATGTACCAGTCTCTATGGAGGTGCTGTTCAACTACTACGACGCCAACGCGGAGAGAGAGCGGCTGGCGGCCCAGGCGGCGCATATTGCCGCTCAGAAGGCAGCCGCCGCCAAGTTACAGGCGGCTAAGTTGCAGGCGAGGGGGTTATTGTCTACTAGCGAG GTGACGACGGTGGACTCCTCATCATCAGACGACTCCTCGGGGTCTTCTGGCAGTGACAGCGAGGACAGTGATGAT GACGCGCCCCTAAAGAAGGGCCCCGGGCGGCCGCGCGGCTCGACGACCCCTAAGGCGGCGACCCCGGGCGGGGGCCGCCGGGGCCGCCCCCCCGTGCCCCCCGAGCTCAGGGAGCCGGGGATCACCGACATGAAGAAGTTTTGTAAAGCCGCCGGGATCCGGTTGGACTACAAGAAACTTGTTGAAG GCTGCACAAAGAACAAAGAGCGAGTGCAACGCATGCTAGACCTACTTATAGCCGCCGGGCTACAAGGCAAGCCCACGCTGGAGAAATGCCAGGCGCTGAAGCAGAACAAGCAGCAGAGGAAGAAGCGAGCCGAGCGCGCGCCCAGCGACGCCGCCGAGCCGGATG
- the LOC105394400 gene encoding cellular tumor antigen p53: MQTSKSDNEMLEFLGYPLAEDVDLDLSSISPSLLHSDDALQNGPPGLAVANILTLHGGEEVHLEAGQHQLLPVMLPQFGPPARDDFHGEYKFEVQVSSSDTHQKKYLYSAKLNRIYVDIEQNFPVQFVWERAPRPLFVRATVVFSDHAQAEKRVERCLQHRHRRNNGVEPAELGAHVLRSARDYSHGVHYVGDDARADSWLSVLAAVSGAGAAGGACYSHVYQFVCKNSCVGGINRRAIHIVFTLEDAFGRVLGRQSVGARVCACPRRDLRKDEEAARDTLRPSKRPLQRVDTKASCRKIKLEVVEGDDDDDVVTLPAGIQICGVKTLTTGFTVMKNMMEQMAACKKNNPEAQEKLQRCINSINSVLSQYSPS; this comes from the exons ATGCAAACTAGCAAGAGTGATAATGAAATGTTGGAGTTCCTCGG GTATCCACTAGCTGAAGACGTAGACCTGGACCTGTCAAGCATATCACCGTCCCTGCTACACAGTGACGATGCG CTGCAAAACGGTCCACCGGGTCTGGCGGTGGCCAACATCCTGACCCTGCACGGAGGCGAGGAGGTCCACCTGGAAGCTGGCCAGCACCAGCTGCTGCCGGTGATGCTGCCGCAGTTCGGGCCCCCGGCACGAGATGACTTCCACGGGGAGTACAAGTTTGAGGTCCAAGTGAGCTCCAGTGACACGCATCAGAAGAAGTATTTG TACTCGGCGAAACTAAACCGCATCTACGTGGACATCGAGCAGAACTTCCCCGTGCAGTTCGTGtgggagcgcgcgccgcggccgCTGTTTGTGCGAGCCACGGTGGTGTTCAG CGACCACGCGCAGGCCGAGAAGCGAGTCGAGAGGTGTCTGCAGCACCGGCATAGGCGGAACAACG GAGTGGAGCCAGCAGAACTAGGCGCGCACGTGCTGCGCTCCGCCCGCGACTACTCGCACGGCGTGCACTACGTGGGCGACGACGCACGCGCCGACTCGTGGCTGTCCGTGCTGGCCGCCG TgtcgggcgcgggcgcggcgggcggcgcgtgcTATTCGCACGTGTACCAGTTCGTGTGTAAGAACTCGTGCGTGGGCGGCATCAACCGACGGGCTATACATATTGTGTTCACTCTGGAGGATGCCTT CGGCAGAGTCCTCGGTCGTCAATCCGTTGGGGCCCGAGTCTGTGCATGCCCACGCCGCGACTTACGCAAGGACGAAGAAGCGGCGAGAGACACCCTGCGGCCCTCCAAGCGACCATTACAGAGGGTGGATACTAAGGCTTCCTGTAGGAAGATCAAGCTGGAGGTGGTGGAGggtgatgacgatgatgatgtgGTCACGCTTCCGGCTGGG ATCCAAATATGCGGAGTGAAGACACTGACGACGGGTTTCACAGTGATGAAGAATATGATGGAACAGATGGCGGCGTGCAAGAAGAACAACCCGGAGGCACAGGAGAAGCTGCAGAGATGCATCAATTCTATCAACTCGGTGCTCAGTCAGTACAGCCCGTCGTGA
- the LOC105381734 gene encoding peptidyl-tRNA hydrolase 2, mitochondrial-like: MDYFNISFLSGLGCGLCLGLSLFAFKKYFTKASEAVEVVKKFASNEEYKLVLVVRTDLQMGKGKIAAQCAHAGVGAFEKAQRKDPKGLKTWQNMGQAKIALKVDSVEEIKKIADTAKRMGLVTSLIRDAGRTQIAPNTITVLGIGPAPKDVIDKVTGHLKLL; this comes from the exons ATGGACTACTTCAATATATCTTTTCTGTCCGGTCTTGGATGCGGATTGTGTCTTGGACTATCTTTGTTTGCTTTCAAAAAATACTTCACGAAAGCCTCCGAAGCTGTTGAAGTTGTGAAAAAG TTTGCATCCAATGAAGAATACAAACTAGTTCTGGTAGTCCGGACTGACTTGCAAATGGGAAAAGGAAAGATAGCGGCGCAGTGCGCGCACGCAGGGGTGGGAGCATTCGAGAAAGCGCAGCGGAAAGATCCTAAAGGCCTGAAGACTTGGCAGAACATGGGTCAAGCAAAAATTGCCCTGAAAGTGGATTCTGTAGAAGAAATTAAGAAAATAGCAGACACTGCAAAACGCATGGGTCTTGTAACTTCGTTAATTCGTGACGCCGGAAGAACACAGATAGCTCCCAACACTATTACAGTGTTAGGAATTGGCCCAGCACCTAAGGATGTTATAGACAAAGTTACTGGTCATTTGAAATTACTTTAA